The stretch of DNA GATCGCCAGACTTGCCAAGACCATCATTCCAGAGATAGCGTGAATGTTCATGAGTGTGACTCCATAAAATAAAAACGCCCCACCTAGAGCAACCAAGACAGGGCGATCAACCGATGAAAATTTAGAGTCCACTTCCCGATGACAGCCAGCGGGCAGCATCCTTGGCATGGTAGGTCAAGATCAAATCTGCACCCGACCGCTTAAAGCTGGTCAAGGTTTCCAGCACCACCCGTTCTTCATCAACCCAGCCATTGAGCGCTGCAGCCTTAATCATGGAGTACTCACCCGATACGTTGTAGGCCGCCACCGGGAGATGGGTCGCTTCCTTGACCCGCCAGATGATGTCCATATAGGCCAGCGCAGGCTTCACCATCAGCATATCTGCGCCTTCGGCGATATCCAGCTCGATTTCCTTCAGGGCTTCTCTACCGTTAGCGGGATCCATTTGATAGGTGCGGCGATCGCCAAACTGGGGCGCAGACTCCGCCGCATCGCGGAAGGGCCCGTAGTAGGCCGATGCATACTTGGCCGCGTAGGACAGAATCGGCGTATCTTGATAGCCCGCCTCATCCAGCCCTTGGCGAATCGCTTGGACAAACCCATCCATCATTCCCGATGGCGCAATGATATCTGCCCCCGCATTGACTTGGGAAACAGCGGTTTTCTTCAGCAGTTCTAGGGTTGGGTCGTTCAGGACGCGTCCGGTTAAATCCCCCACTTCTAAATAGCCGCAGTGCCCGTGGGAGGTGTACTCACACAAGCAGGTATCAACAATGACCACCAAATCAGGAACCGCGTTCTTAACGGCAGTGGCAGCCTGCTGCACGATGCCATGATCGTGCCATGCCCCGGTGGCTTCGGTATCTTTCTCCGTTGGGATACCGAATAGGATCACCGCCGGAATACCGAGGTCATACACCTCTTTCGCTTCCTCTACGATTTTGTCAATCGAGAGTTGATAAACCCCCGGCATCGATTTCACTTCATTGGCGATGCTTTCGCCCGGTACAGCAAACAGAGGATAAATTAAATCGTTAGTCGTTAGAACGTTTTCACGCACCATCCGGCGTAGTTGGGGATGATTACGCAAACGACGAGGACGATGGGTTGGAAACATAATTTTCTAATTGTGCGAATCGCAGCGCATGAACTGACTCTGAAAACCGCTAGTTTCAAAAACTAACCTCGATCCAGTCTAAAACGTTCAATGCCTTGAAAACACACGGGCTAGGTAACGTTCTGTAACATATTCCGGGCATCAACGCGATCGCCCATGTTGGGGTACTGAAATAAAAAATCCCTGAATCTGACGCTCATCACTCCTAGGACAGGGGAGGAGAAGCCGATCAATTCAGGGATTCAATCACGATATGGAGCGAAACAGAAGATAAACCGTCTTACTGAACCATCAGATCCTGTACTTCAAGCTGAAGCTGGGGATCGTTCAGTACCGTGTCCATAATTTCGTTAAAGCGCTCTGGAGCAAGGCCGCTAGCCGCAATCACATCCTGCTGCTGTGAAGCTACATCCTGCTCAATTGCTTCGATCTGTGCCAAAGCCGTTTCAAAGGACGATTGTTCCTCCGGTGTTGCCACCCCATTGGCAGAACCAGATGTAGGTTGCTCCTGGCTTTGATAGATTTCGTAGAAGCGATCGCGTTCCAGTCCTGACTGGTCGATAGCCTGAGAAATTTGTTCTTGCCCCGTTTGCTCGATGGTTACTAAATGGGGAATTGTAGCGGCAAACTGTTGTAATTCATTCGTGCTGATATCTGGCGAGGTTTCTTCCATCGTGGGCGATTGGAGCAGCGAGTCTTCTTCGACCTCAGTTGCCTCCACGTTTTCATCTATCTCACCTGCCTCAGACGCATCTGGCAGAACCTCGGTTTCAGACGCATCTATTTCCAGAGACTCTACCCCAGGCATTTCAACTTCGGAAGACTCTGATTCCATCGCTTCATCATCGGACATTGGAACGTCCACAGACTCCACCTCAACAGACTCTGTTTCGGAAGGAATCATTTCGATGGATTCAGGATCTACCGACTCTGTGCTAGGGGTCTCCCCAGACTCCGCTTGAGACACCAGCGAATCTTCTACTACCTGCGTTATCGGTCTGGATTCCCCTGCCCAGGACGGCACAGACAGCGCCGCACTTAGGCTAATAATGCCAGCGATTCCAGGAACCACCTTCATCCAAACACGATTGCTGTTAGAAATCATGGATACTCTCCTTGGCTACATAAGTGATGGTCAGGTTGCGCTATGGTCGGCTCAACCGTTTTCGTGTCGAAGCCAACGCTTCACAACTCACTAGAAAAACCTGACGATCAACAACTGATTCAATGGGTTAGCCGCGAGGACGTTCGTTAGAATACTCCTGCCCTGCGGCTCCCCTATTTGCTCAGCGTGTTAGTTTGCTGTGCCGCCTTCACCGTTTGCAGGAGCGTCAGCACTGGAATCTGCGGGAGCTTCGTCAGAAGGCTCTTCCATTTTGCCGTCCGCTTCAGGAGCCATTTCGTCAGCGGCCTTATCTTCCGCAGGAGCCATTTCGTCAGCGGATTTATCTGCGTCTTCCATTGCGCCAGGTTCTTCGGTCGCAGGCTCAACGTAGGTTTCAGTTTGACCAGGCTCTACGGTGGATTCTGCATCGGGAGATACTTCGTCCACACCACTGGAGCACGCGCCCAGAATCGCTAAAGCTGCAATTGCAAGAGTTGTTCCTAAAAACTTCGTCATGAAAACCTCCAAAACAGCGTAATTCCGCTGCTCAAAATTAACTAGTGGTTAGGCCAATCCATTCGGCAAGTTGTCATTGCACGAGGTGTGCCCTTACTTAGTCATTAGGTTAAGAAATGGTTGTGGAGATTTCGTGGAGGTTGAGCTATCAAGCCTTTCGACTGGTGCAAACAGCAGGAAAAATCTTGGACGGTGCGATCGCCCTATCCCTGATCAACCTGTGCTTTGACCCAGGCGCGGATTGTCCGCCGCAGGGCGAGTCGTCCCTGTTCTCGATGATCCGCAATGAGTTGGGGAAGTTGTTTCACGTCCACCATCGGAAAGATTTGGCTCCGATCTTGTTCTATATACCCGTCTTCTTGAAGGAGAAAAATGTAGAGTTGTCCCTCGTCGTAACACCACAGTTCGGGTACGCCCAGACGTTTGTAAATGGGAAAACGATCCAGGGATTTACTCGTAATATCAATTTCGAGCGCTAGATCGGGAGGAGGATCATAGTCAAGGTTAAAATCGAGCTTACCCCGAATCCGGGCTTCATTTTGGAAGTAGAAGCAATTGTCGGGTTCCAGTCCTGCTTGCTTCACCTGGCGTCGCCACGTAGTAGAGCCATAACTTTCATAGTCTTGTTCCAGAGTCTCGGCCATATCTTTGATAGCATCGCCAATCGTTTCCTTAAAATACTCATGTTCAGGTAATGGGGTCATAATTTCGAGAATGCCATCGCAGTACGCTAGGCGAGCAGCACGATGGTTGCCTAAGTCTTGCAGTAGGTTTTCAAACTGTTCCCAGGAAATGTTGTGGAGCAGCACGCGATCGGCACGTCGCTGGAGTTGTGGCGATGTCTGATGGGGCGTTGCGATCATTTGTTGCCTCCTCCCCTTTGGTTCGGTATTCTCTAGTGTAACGGAGCAACGTTATCCATGCGCTATTTAGTAACCACCTACGCCGATCGCCTCCCGACCGATGCCCCGCTGATTATGGTGGATGGTACGGTTCCGGGCTGGATGCCTAAACTGGGCGATCGCCACTACGATCATCACCATCCCGGCGGGGCCGATATTCAGATTGACGAGATGCCCTTGCCGCACGAGGCGATCGCCCCAAACACCTGCTTTGTAACCACGATGGTCGATGCCGATGCCTGTTGTGCCGCCGCCTGGATGCAGCTATCCCCCCAAGACTTGACTGAAGAAACGATTTCACGACTGCGGGCGATCGCGTGGGATTGTGATCACCTTTCGGTTCCCGACTCCCTAAACCACTATGCCGAGTTTGCAGCGAAGGCCGTAGCCACACTGAAACATGACGGGCAGTCGGTTGCAACGGAGATGGGACTGCCGAGCAACAAGAAAGAGTGGACGCTAGATCAGTCTGAAGCCTACGCCTCGGAGGCATTTCGACGGGGAACAGAGTGGCTGATTGCAGCGGCAAAGGGCGATCGCCCCTATCCGGGCACGCAGGGTGAAGCGGATCACTACTGGGAGGCGATCGCCAACGATGCCCAGTGGCTTCTAAAAACGCAACGAGTCTATCTTGTGGACGTGAAGGGAGACAAGATAGGGCTGTGTGATATCCAAGGTGTAGATAGCAGTATTGATCCTCGATCCTTCTATCAAGCTCTGGCTCAGTTGTCCCCCTTAGATGCATTACGACCCGAAACATTGACCGTTAGAGAGCATCGCTTAGGGGGACGACAGTACACCTTAGGCACGATTCCCCTCCACCCAAAACATAAGGAAATAGATTATACTCGCACCGTCTTCCACACCCTTTCTCTGGCGGAACGTGCCTATAAAAGTGATGCAGATCCGTGGGGT from Synechococcales cyanobacterium T60_A2020_003 encodes:
- a CDS encoding Uma2 family endonuclease, producing MIATPHQTSPQLQRRADRVLLHNISWEQFENLLQDLGNHRAARLAYCDGILEIMTPLPEHEYFKETIGDAIKDMAETLEQDYESYGSTTWRRQVKQAGLEPDNCFYFQNEARIRGKLDFNLDYDPPPDLALEIDITSKSLDRFPIYKRLGVPELWCYDEGQLYIFLLQEDGYIEQDRSQIFPMVDVKQLPQLIADHREQGRLALRRTIRAWVKAQVDQG
- the hemB gene encoding porphobilinogen synthase, which codes for MFPTHRPRRLRNHPQLRRMVRENVLTTNDLIYPLFAVPGESIANEVKSMPGVYQLSIDKIVEEAKEVYDLGIPAVILFGIPTEKDTEATGAWHDHGIVQQAATAVKNAVPDLVVIVDTCLCEYTSHGHCGYLEVGDLTGRVLNDPTLELLKKTAVSQVNAGADIIAPSGMMDGFVQAIRQGLDEAGYQDTPILSYAAKYASAYYGPFRDAAESAPQFGDRRTYQMDPANGREALKEIELDIAEGADMLMVKPALAYMDIIWRVKEATHLPVAAYNVSGEYSMIKAAALNGWVDEERVVLETLTSFKRSGADLILTYHAKDAARWLSSGSGL
- a CDS encoding DUF4168 domain-containing protein yields the protein MISNSNRVWMKVVPGIAGIISLSAALSVPSWAGESRPITQVVEDSLVSQAESGETPSTESVDPESIEMIPSETESVEVESVDVPMSDDEAMESESSEVEMPGVESLEIDASETEVLPDASEAGEIDENVEATEVEEDSLLQSPTMEETSPDISTNELQQFAATIPHLVTIEQTGQEQISQAIDQSGLERDRFYEIYQSQEQPTSGSANGVATPEEQSSFETALAQIEAIEQDVASQQQDVIAASGLAPERFNEIMDTVLNDPQLQLEVQDLMVQ